A region of Novipirellula aureliae DNA encodes the following proteins:
- a CDS encoding WecB/TagA/CpsF family glycosyltransferase, giving the protein MSASALQTVPKSNQVSVPQTKKLTPLERCVVWDVPFDRVKFDESIDRIEQLVDHAIENDSPSYVITANLNYCMLHHRDPSMAAITRDADLIVADGQPIVLRSRLDKVSLPERIAGSEMIYDLAERCSQRGWGIYFLGGEPDVAQKCADKLAAMYPGLRIAGVESPPFRALDEQEQREQDARIKGSGAQVLLVAFGQPKGEKWIHEHYKWLNVPVSIQLGASFDFIAGTSQRASITWQNLGMEWLHRMLSDPRRLVPRYAANAAFLCGRLIEDWKRLVTSWGMGDWSSKPR; this is encoded by the coding sequence ATGTCCGCATCCGCTCTGCAAACTGTGCCGAAGTCAAATCAAGTCAGTGTTCCGCAGACCAAAAAACTCACTCCTTTGGAGCGATGTGTGGTTTGGGATGTGCCGTTTGACCGAGTCAAATTCGACGAATCGATCGACCGCATTGAACAGTTGGTCGATCATGCAATTGAAAACGATTCGCCAAGTTACGTGATCACCGCAAATTTGAACTATTGCATGTTGCATCATCGAGACCCCAGCATGGCTGCGATCACCCGAGATGCCGATTTGATTGTTGCCGATGGCCAACCGATTGTTCTGCGCAGTCGCCTCGACAAAGTGTCGCTGCCCGAGCGCATCGCTGGAAGTGAAATGATCTATGACTTGGCCGAACGCTGCAGTCAACGAGGTTGGGGGATCTATTTTTTGGGTGGCGAGCCAGACGTTGCGCAAAAGTGTGCCGATAAGTTGGCAGCCATGTATCCCGGACTACGAATCGCTGGCGTCGAATCTCCGCCGTTTCGAGCACTCGATGAGCAAGAGCAACGCGAGCAGGATGCCAGGATCAAAGGTTCCGGCGCCCAGGTGCTGCTAGTGGCTTTCGGACAACCGAAGGGGGAAAAGTGGATTCACGAGCACTACAAATGGTTGAACGTGCCCGTCAGTATTCAGCTCGGTGCCTCGTTTGATTTCATTGCGGGAACGTCTCAACGCGCATCGATCACTTGGCAAAACCTCGGCATGGAGTGGTTGCACCGAATGCTCAGCGATCCCCGTCGTTTGGTACCGCGTTACGCCGCCAACGCCGCGTTTCTCTGCGGCCGATTGATCGAAGATTGGAAGCGATTGGTGACCAGTTGGGGCATGGGGGATTGGAGCAGCAAACCACGCTAG
- a CDS encoding GntR family transcriptional regulator — protein MFFSIDPAGGVAIYEQIVRQVKFAIAEQTLRPGQLLPSVRALSLQLAINPNTIARAYQQLQSDGVLESLRGRGMAVCDTAPDQCRDFRMKLLGERISMVLSEALHGGLTADEINVIVAEKLKLLQGNVTTISQQPLSDHSSSKSENRK, from the coding sequence ATGTTTTTCTCCATCGATCCAGCGGGCGGGGTCGCGATTTACGAACAAATCGTTCGTCAGGTTAAGTTTGCGATCGCCGAACAAACGCTGAGGCCCGGCCAGCTATTGCCGAGTGTACGCGCCCTGAGTCTGCAATTGGCGATCAATCCCAACACGATCGCTCGTGCTTACCAGCAACTGCAAAGCGACGGTGTGCTCGAATCGCTTCGCGGTCGCGGGATGGCTGTATGTGATACCGCGCCCGATCAGTGCCGCGACTTTCGGATGAAGCTTCTCGGCGAAAGGATTTCGATGGTGCTCAGCGAAGCTCTCCACGGCGGGCTGACGGCTGACGAAATCAACGTGATCGTGGCCGAAAAATTAAAACTTCTTCAAGGCAACGTGACCACGATCAGCCAACAACCTCTCTCGGACCATTCGTCATCCAAATCGGAGAATCGCAAGTGA
- a CDS encoding ABC transporter ATP-binding protein, with amino-acid sequence MRFPRCDVLNGLDMHVRSGSVFALLGENGAGKTTMIRILTGFLKPTSGNVRVCGLNPIDDALEIRRRIGYVSDAPALYDWMTVAEIGWFTASFYPKGFVETYQALISDYEIPEHRKMKVLSKGQRAKVALSLALAHDPELLILDEPTSGLDPLVRRQFLESMVDRASAGRTVFLSSHQISEVERVADTVAIMHEGKFRLCGELADLKDSISEVTINLDDPLVSIPSLPRPAEVLSEETEGRQRRMIVKGFSPEICNEIVARNGVNGVRDRAASLEELFVACTRGIAALRSEPSPEQSLAAEVVEPS; translated from the coding sequence ATGCGGTTTCCGAGGTGCGATGTTTTGAATGGTTTGGACATGCATGTCCGCAGCGGTTCGGTGTTTGCGCTATTGGGTGAAAACGGAGCGGGCAAAACGACGATGATTCGGATTCTGACCGGATTTCTCAAGCCGACATCGGGCAACGTCCGCGTTTGTGGTCTCAACCCCATCGACGATGCTCTGGAAATTCGGCGACGGATCGGCTACGTCTCCGATGCCCCCGCCCTGTACGACTGGATGACCGTCGCGGAGATCGGTTGGTTCACCGCATCGTTTTACCCCAAAGGTTTTGTGGAGACGTATCAAGCATTGATTTCCGATTACGAGATTCCCGAGCACCGAAAGATGAAGGTGCTTAGCAAAGGGCAACGAGCGAAGGTGGCCCTCTCTCTTGCTCTGGCCCATGACCCCGAACTGCTGATTCTCGACGAGCCAACGTCAGGCTTAGACCCGCTCGTTCGTCGACAATTTCTGGAAAGCATGGTCGATCGGGCATCGGCGGGGCGAACGGTCTTCTTGTCGAGCCATCAAATTTCCGAAGTCGAACGAGTAGCCGATACGGTGGCGATCATGCACGAAGGCAAGTTTCGACTATGCGGTGAATTGGCCGACTTGAAGGATTCGATTAGCGAGGTGACGATCAACCTTGACGATCCACTGGTGTCCATCCCGTCGCTACCGAGACCTGCGGAAGTACTCAGCGAAGAGACGGAAGGCCGCCAACGGCGCATGATCGTGAAGGGTTTTTCGCCAGAGATTTGCAATGAAATCGTCGCCAGAAACGGAGTCAACGGCGTCCGCGACCGTGCGGCATCGCTGGAGGAATTGTTCGTTGCATGCACGCGCGGCATCGCCGCACTTCGCTCGGAACCATCACCGGAACAATCCTTAGCAGCGGAGGTCGTGGAACCATCATGA